The Pseudomonas sp. SCB32 DNA window GGCGTGCTTACCGCTACGGACGGTGTCTACTTCACGCGCGAGCCGCTGCGCCTGGACGGGCCGTCGAGCAATCTGGAGTTGAACGGGACGCTGGACCTGGCTCACGACCAGATCGACGCCAAGCTGCTGGTGACCTTGCCGGTGACCAACAACCTGCCGCTGGCGGCGCTCATCGTTGGCGCTCCCGCCGTGGGCGGCGCGCTGTTCGTGGTCGACAAGCTGCTGGGCGACAAAGTGGCGCGTTTCGCCAGCGTGCAGTACAGCGTGAAGGGCCCCTGGCAGAGTCCGGCCATCACGTTCGAGAGACCCTTCGAAAAACCCCGTTGAGCAGAGTCGTCGGGCATCGGTTAGCATGACCTGAGGATTTAGCCGGAGCTAACCATGTCCATCGCAGTCATTCAGATGGTCAGCCAGGACGATGTCCTGGCTAATCTTGCCGCCGCCCGTCGCCTGCTCGAACAGGCCGCACGGGATGGAGCGCGCCTCGCCGTCCTGCCGGAAAACTTTGCCGCCATGGGCCGTCGCGATCTTGCTGATCTCGGCCGTGCCGAGGCGCAAGGACATGGGCCGATCCTGCCCTGGTTGAAAAGCACCGCCCGCGACCTCAGGTTGTGGATAGTCGGCGGAACCCTGCCGCTGCCGCCAGCCGGCCAGCCGGAGGCCAAGGCCAATGCCTGCTCGCTGTTGATCGACGATCAGGGCGAGATAGCGGCGCGCTACGACAAGCTGCACCTGTTCGACGTGGATGTCGCCGACGCGCGTGGCCGCTATCGCGAGTCGGATGACTACGCCTTCGGCCAGCGCGTGGTGGTGGCTGACACGCCAGTCGGGCGCCTGGGGCTGACGGTCTGCTATGACCTGCGCTTCCCTGAACTCTATACCGCGCTGCGCGAGGCCGGTGCGGAACTGATCAGTGCACCGGCGGCCTTCACCGCGGTGACCGGCGCGGCACATTGGGAAGTACTGATTCGCGCCCGCGCCATCGAGACACAGTGCTACCTGCTGGCAGCCGGGCAAGGCGGCAGCCATCCCAAGGGGCGGGAAACCTGGGGGCAGTCGGCCATCGTCGACCCCTGGGGGCGTATCCTGGCCGAGCAGGGCAAGGGCGAGGCCGTATTGCTGGCCGAGCGCGACAGCGAGGAACAGGCGGCGGTCCGGCAGCGTATGCCGATTGCCCGGCACAGACGATTTTTCCCGCCGGTCGAACCGCGACCGGCGCGCACGGAGTAGATATGAGCGAATTGTTGTCATCCGTCAGCCAGCACCTGCTGGCCCCCGGTGGTCTGGACATCGAACGGTTGTTGCCGGTGCTGCATGAGCTCAGCGGCCCGGGTATCGATGCGGCCGACCTGTACTTCCAGAGCCAGATCTCCGAGTCCTGGATGCTCGAGGACGGCATCGTCAAGGAAGGCAGCTTCAACATGGACCAGGGCGTTGGTGTACGTGCGCAGTCCGGTGAGAAGACCGGTTTTGCCTACAGCAATGCGATCACCCATGAGGCGCTGATCCAGGCCGCCCGCGCTGCGCGCTCGATTTCCCGTGCTGGCCAGAATGGCAAGGTGCAGGCGTTCAGTGCCGTGGTGCCGCAACGCCTGTACTCCGGTGAGAATCCGCTGGACGTCCTCAGCCGCGCAGAGAAAGTGGAACTGCTGCAGAAGATCGACGTGGCGACCCGTGGCCTCGATCCGCGTATCCAGCAGGTTACCGTGAGCCTCGCCGGTGTCTGGGACCAGGTGCTGGTTGCCGCAACGGACGGCTCGCTGGCAGCGGACATCCGCCCGCTGGTGCGCTTCAACGTCAGCGTCATCGTCGAGCAGAACGGCCGTCGTGAACGTGGCGGCCACGGTGGTGGCGGACGCACTGACTACCGCTATTTCCTCCAGGAAGACCGTGCCATGAGCTACGCCCGTGAGGCGCTGCGCCAGGCACTGGTGAACCTCGAGGCCGTTCCCGCGCCTGCTGGCAGCCTGCCGGTGGTGATGGGCGCCGGCTGGTCTGGCGTGCTGCTCCACGAGGCGGTGGGCCACGGTCTGGAAGGCGACTTCAACCGCAAGGGCAGCTCAGCCTACAGCGGCCACATGGGCGAGAAGGTCGCTTCCAGCCTGTGCACCATCGTCGACGACGGTACCCTGGCCGGCCGTCGTGGTTCGCTGTCGGTGGACGACGAAGGCACGCCGACCCACTGCAACGTGCTGATCGAGAACGGCATCCTCAAGGGCTACATGCAGGACAAGCTCAACGCCCGTCTGATGGGCGTGGCGCGTACCGGCAACGGCCGTCGCGAGTCCTACGCGCACCTGCCGATGCCGCGCATGACCAACACCTACATGCTGGCCGGGCAGAGCGAGCCGGAAGAGATCATCGCCAGCGTCGAGCGTGGTATCTACTGCGCCAACCTGGGCGGCGGCCAGGTGGACATCACCAGTGGCAAGTTCGTCTTCGCCACCAGCGAGGCCTACCTGATCGAGAACGGCAAGATCACCCGCCCGGTGAAGGGCGCGACCCTGATCGGTAACGGTCCGGAAGTGATGAGCCGGGTGTCCATGGTCGGTAACGACCTGGCGCTGGACAGCGGCGTTGGCACCTGCGGCAAGGACGGTCAGTCCGTGCCGGTCGGTGTCGGTCAGCCGACCCTGAAGATCGACGCGATCACCGTCGGCGGCACGGGCGCCTGAGGCCGTTGATGGCCAGGCGGGGATGGGACGACGCGGCTGCTCAGCGCAGACCGCGTTTGAGCTCGTCCAGTTCGCGAATGTACTTGAAGATCTTCCGCGCCGCTGCCGGAGGCTTGTTGTGAGCGGCCTCGTGCTGGGCGTGGCGGATCAGCTGCAGCAGGTGCTGGCGGTCGCTTTCCGGGTATTCGCCGAAGAACGCGGCGAGCGCCGCGTCACCGCCGGTGATCAGGTGGTCGCGCCAGCGCTCCAGGGCGTGGAAGCGTTCGTTGTACTGGCGGGTCGAGGTGTCTACCTGATCCAGCAGCGCGACGATGGCGTCGATGTCCTGGTCGCGCATCAGCTTGCCGATGAACTGCCGGTGGCGCTTCTTGGCGGCGTTGGCCTTGTGCTTGGGTGCTTCGTCCAGTGCGCGGCGCAGCGGATCGGTGAGCGGCATGCGGTCCAGCAGGTCCGGCTTGAGCGTCGTCAGGCGCTCGCCGAGGTCCTGCAGGGCGTGCAGCTCGCGTTTGACTTGCGTCTTGCTCTTCTCTTCGAAGAGCGAGTCGTCATCGTGAATTTCAGCCATGGCGGGGGTCTCGTTGAAAACGCCGCCATGATAACGAGTCGAGGGCCGCTTGTCCGGCCCGGTCGGTCGCCGTCGCCCGAGTGCGATGTCGCCGGTACATGAACAGGAGAGGCATGCAATGAGCGAACACAACCCGGCGGTGGGCCCGGACGTCCTTCCCGAACTGCGTGAGCAGGTCGAGCGGATTATCGCCGAGGCTTCCCGGCAGGGCGCCAGCGCCTGTGAGGTGGCGGTTTCGGTGGAGCAGGGATTGTCCACCTCGGTGCGCCAGGGCGAGGTGGAGACCGTCGAGTTCAACCGCGACCAGGGG harbors:
- a CDS encoding carbon-nitrogen hydrolase family protein, whose amino-acid sequence is MSIAVIQMVSQDDVLANLAAARRLLEQAARDGARLAVLPENFAAMGRRDLADLGRAEAQGHGPILPWLKSTARDLRLWIVGGTLPLPPAGQPEAKANACSLLIDDQGEIAARYDKLHLFDVDVADARGRYRESDDYAFGQRVVVADTPVGRLGLTVCYDLRFPELYTALREAGAELISAPAAFTAVTGAAHWEVLIRARAIETQCYLLAAGQGGSHPKGRETWGQSAIVDPWGRILAEQGKGEAVLLAERDSEEQAAVRQRMPIARHRRFFPPVEPRPARTE
- the tldD gene encoding metalloprotease TldD gives rise to the protein MSELLSSVSQHLLAPGGLDIERLLPVLHELSGPGIDAADLYFQSQISESWMLEDGIVKEGSFNMDQGVGVRAQSGEKTGFAYSNAITHEALIQAARAARSISRAGQNGKVQAFSAVVPQRLYSGENPLDVLSRAEKVELLQKIDVATRGLDPRIQQVTVSLAGVWDQVLVAATDGSLAADIRPLVRFNVSVIVEQNGRRERGGHGGGGRTDYRYFLQEDRAMSYAREALRQALVNLEAVPAPAGSLPVVMGAGWSGVLLHEAVGHGLEGDFNRKGSSAYSGHMGEKVASSLCTIVDDGTLAGRRGSLSVDDEGTPTHCNVLIENGILKGYMQDKLNARLMGVARTGNGRRESYAHLPMPRMTNTYMLAGQSEPEEIIASVERGIYCANLGGGQVDITSGKFVFATSEAYLIENGKITRPVKGATLIGNGPEVMSRVSMVGNDLALDSGVGTCGKDGQSVPVGVGQPTLKIDAITVGGTGA
- the yjgA gene encoding ribosome biogenesis factor YjgA, producing MAEIHDDDSLFEEKSKTQVKRELHALQDLGERLTTLKPDLLDRMPLTDPLRRALDEAPKHKANAAKKRHRQFIGKLMRDQDIDAIVALLDQVDTSTRQYNERFHALERWRDHLITGGDAALAAFFGEYPESDRQHLLQLIRHAQHEAAHNKPPAAARKIFKYIRELDELKRGLR